A genomic stretch from Edaphobacter aggregans includes:
- a CDS encoding MFS transporter, translating into MSTTATDPTPPVIDPELPQPMSMGAVLRISMMRRLWFAQIISVFGDFLALFAVIGVLTFKLHATPQQVTGVSIAYMLPIAILGVIAGVFVDRWPLKPTMVSSDSLRAALVLLLLFAHQTWHFYAILAAISVVSSFFGPAQGVAIRSAVPLHGLRSANALMQQVMFGMRIIGPAIAAWLVATFGARVCYLADSASFVGSALLIASVPFVAQPKPASPTAPPSEASALTRVWTDMKQGINFIFHHAGLLFVILAMASAMFVVGCFGPLIAVYVRDSLHASANVFGIASALIGAGMLIGINALNALAKNVKNTVLVYAGLSGIALGLLFLTLLTHVWSTMLGDFIIGVAIAGIIIPAQTMMQQETPPALMGRVGSTMMSLIFGAQILGLVASGILANQIGARYVFAVCAALLAILIIVGRLWMEPKGEPVPA; encoded by the coding sequence ATGAGCACAACCGCCACCGATCCGACACCGCCCGTAATCGACCCCGAGCTGCCGCAGCCCATGTCCATGGGCGCAGTCCTCCGCATCTCCATGATGCGCCGCCTCTGGTTTGCCCAGATCATCTCCGTCTTCGGCGACTTCCTTGCTCTGTTCGCCGTCATCGGAGTCCTCACCTTCAAGCTCCACGCGACACCGCAACAGGTCACCGGCGTCTCCATCGCCTACATGCTCCCCATCGCCATCCTGGGCGTCATCGCCGGAGTCTTCGTCGACCGCTGGCCCCTCAAGCCCACTATGGTCTCGAGCGACTCCCTCCGCGCTGCGCTCGTCCTCCTGCTCCTCTTCGCCCACCAGACCTGGCACTTCTACGCGATCCTCGCGGCAATCAGCGTAGTCTCCAGTTTCTTCGGCCCCGCCCAGGGAGTAGCCATCCGCTCCGCCGTCCCCCTCCACGGCCTCCGCTCTGCCAACGCCCTGATGCAGCAGGTCATGTTCGGCATGCGCATCATCGGCCCCGCAATTGCAGCATGGCTCGTCGCGACCTTCGGAGCCAGAGTCTGCTACCTCGCCGATTCCGCCAGCTTCGTAGGCTCTGCCCTGCTCATCGCCTCTGTCCCATTCGTAGCCCAGCCCAAACCCGCATCACCTACCGCACCGCCTTCGGAAGCCTCCGCCCTCACCCGCGTCTGGACCGACATGAAGCAGGGCATCAACTTCATCTTCCACCACGCTGGACTACTCTTCGTTATTCTCGCCATGGCCTCAGCTATGTTCGTCGTCGGATGCTTCGGCCCGCTCATCGCCGTCTACGTCCGCGACAGCCTCCACGCCTCCGCCAACGTCTTCGGCATCGCCAGCGCACTCATCGGAGCCGGCATGTTGATCGGCATCAACGCCCTCAACGCCCTCGCCAAGAACGTCAAGAACACCGTTCTCGTCTACGCCGGTCTCTCCGGAATCGCCCTCGGTCTGCTCTTCCTCACGCTGCTCACGCACGTCTGGTCCACCATGCTGGGAGACTTCATCATCGGTGTCGCCATAGCCGGAATCATCATCCCAGCCCAAACCATGATGCAGCAGGAGACCCCACCCGCCCTCATGGGCCGCGTAGGCTCCACTATGATGTCACTCATCTTCGGAGCCCAGATCCTCGGCCTGGTCGCCAGCGGCATCCTCGCCAATCAAATCGGCGCCCGTTACGTCTTCGCCGTCTGCGCCGCACTACTCGCCATCCTCATTATCGTAGGCCGCCTCTGGATGGAGCCCAAGGGCGAACCGGTCCCCGCCTAA
- the hemL gene encoding glutamate-1-semialdehyde 2,1-aminomutase: MTRSLTRSRQLQLRAEQLLPGGVDSPVRAFRAVGGDPPFVARAEGAYLFDADGNRYLDFFGSWGPMILGHAFPPVVEAIREAAGKGASFGASTAAEGDLAELVRRCFPSVEKLRFVSSGTEACMSAVRLARGFTGRNFVIKFEGCYHGHSDAMLVKAGSGVATLGIPGSAGVPAETAMHTLALPFNDLEAVKAAFAARPGEIACVIVEPVVGNAGTIPPAEGYLQGLREITERDGALLILDEVMTGFRVSLGGAQQVYGVKPDLTTLGKIIGGGLPCGAFGGRADVMDKLAPLGPVYQAGTLSGNPLAMAAGIATLRELMAREGEIYSGLEKTTKAIADGVAAVAREAGVVLTTNRVGSMFTWFFTGEPVTDFASAATSDTAAFGRFHRGMLEAGVWLPPSQFEAAFVSTAHGATEVEMVVEAARKALVNQVTSKGV; encoded by the coding sequence ATGACACGGTCCCTCACTCGCTCCCGGCAATTGCAACTTCGTGCTGAACAACTTCTTCCCGGGGGCGTTGATTCGCCGGTGCGAGCATTTCGTGCGGTGGGGGGCGATCCTCCGTTTGTGGCCCGGGCTGAGGGGGCGTACCTGTTTGATGCGGATGGGAATCGGTATCTGGATTTCTTTGGGTCGTGGGGGCCGATGATTCTGGGACATGCGTTTCCGCCAGTGGTGGAGGCGATTCGCGAGGCTGCGGGCAAGGGGGCGAGCTTTGGGGCTTCGACGGCGGCCGAGGGGGATCTGGCGGAGCTGGTGCGGCGGTGCTTTCCTAGTGTGGAGAAGCTGCGGTTTGTGAGCTCGGGGACCGAAGCTTGCATGTCGGCGGTGCGGCTGGCGCGTGGGTTTACGGGGCGGAACTTTGTGATCAAGTTTGAGGGGTGCTATCACGGGCACTCGGATGCGATGCTGGTGAAGGCCGGGAGTGGGGTGGCTACCCTGGGGATTCCGGGGTCGGCGGGGGTTCCGGCGGAGACGGCGATGCATACGCTGGCGCTGCCGTTCAACGACCTGGAGGCGGTAAAGGCGGCGTTTGCGGCAAGGCCGGGGGAGATTGCGTGCGTGATCGTCGAGCCTGTGGTGGGGAATGCGGGGACGATTCCTCCAGCGGAAGGGTATCTGCAGGGGCTTCGGGAGATTACGGAGCGGGATGGGGCGCTGCTGATCCTGGATGAGGTGATGACGGGGTTTCGGGTGTCGCTGGGTGGGGCTCAGCAGGTGTATGGGGTGAAGCCGGATCTGACTACGCTGGGGAAGATTATTGGTGGTGGGCTGCCTTGCGGGGCGTTTGGCGGGCGGGCGGATGTGATGGATAAGCTGGCTCCGCTGGGACCTGTGTATCAGGCGGGGACGCTGAGTGGGAATCCGTTGGCTATGGCTGCGGGGATTGCTACGCTGCGGGAGCTGATGGCTCGGGAGGGTGAGATCTATTCGGGGCTGGAGAAGACTACCAAGGCGATTGCGGATGGGGTTGCTGCGGTGGCTCGTGAGGCTGGTGTGGTGTTGACTACGAATCGGGTCGGGTCGATGTTTACGTGGTTCTTTACGGGGGAGCCGGTGACGGATTTTGCTAGTGCGGCGACTTCGGATACCGCGGCTTTTGGGCGGTTTCACAGGGGGATGCTGGAGGCTGGGGTTTGGCTTCCGCCTAGTCAGTTTGAGGCTGCGTTTGTTTCGACCGCGCATGGGGCTACGGAGGTTGAGATGGTGGTTGAGGCGGCTCGGAAGGCTTTAGTTAATCAAGTAACGAGCAAGGGCGTTTAG
- a CDS encoding thiol-disulfide oxidoreductase DCC family protein: MTDLEHNQLASHPVLLYDGVCVLCNGVVRFLLDHDTQRIFRFVPLESPLGVELLARLGPQPTQEGVALITSAFTPGEHLYHRSDAVSQALQLLHNPWRQLGRTLHLIPRSLRELGYTIVARLRYRLFGRYYTCPIPIPSERDRILGLNHPKV; this comes from the coding sequence ATGACAGACCTCGAACACAACCAGCTCGCGTCCCACCCCGTCCTCCTTTACGACGGCGTCTGTGTCCTCTGCAACGGAGTGGTCCGCTTCCTCCTCGACCACGACACCCAGCGCATCTTCCGCTTCGTCCCGCTCGAAAGCCCCCTTGGCGTCGAACTCCTCGCCCGACTTGGCCCTCAGCCCACCCAGGAAGGCGTCGCTCTCATCACATCTGCCTTCACCCCCGGCGAACACCTCTACCACCGCTCCGATGCCGTCAGCCAAGCCCTACAACTCCTCCACAATCCATGGCGACAACTAGGCCGAACCCTACACCTAATCCCCCGCTCCCTGCGCGAACTCGGCTACACCATCGTCGCCCGCCTCCGCTACCGCCTCTTTGGCCGCTATTACACCTGCCCCATCCCGATCCCCAGCGAACGAGACCGAATCCTCGGCCTCAACCACCCCAAAGTCTGA
- the purM gene encoding phosphoribosylformylglycinamidine cyclo-ligase translates to MKNSSRKLVSTAKKPITYSDAGVDISSGDRSKQRIKMLARKTFNRQVLSEIGGFGGLFALDLQKYPNPVLVSSCDGVGTKLKVAFELGIHHTVGQDLVNHCVNDIAVQGASPLFFLDYLATGKLDNSVIETVVQGLSEACRANGCALIGGETAQMPGFYADNEYDLAGTIIGAVNRDSIITGENIQVGDILIGLPSNGLHTNGYSLARKLLFEVAKYGPDQYVNELKDKTGAALMRVHRSYLAIIKKLTGAELVNGMAHITGGGITENLPRIIPKGMGAVVDLASWTVPPLFEHLQHLGNVEQGEMLRTFNMGIGLIVVVPAEKVKKAKAVLNRANERHCIIGRIVRGERKVTYN, encoded by the coding sequence ATGAAAAACTCCAGCCGCAAGCTCGTCTCCACGGCAAAAAAACCCATCACCTATTCCGACGCCGGCGTCGACATCTCCTCTGGAGACCGCAGCAAACAGCGCATTAAGATGCTCGCCCGCAAAACCTTCAACCGCCAGGTCCTCTCTGAGATCGGCGGCTTCGGTGGCCTCTTCGCTCTCGATCTCCAGAAGTACCCCAACCCCGTCCTGGTCTCCTCCTGCGACGGCGTAGGCACCAAACTCAAGGTCGCCTTCGAGCTCGGCATCCACCACACCGTCGGCCAGGACCTCGTCAACCACTGCGTCAACGACATCGCCGTCCAGGGAGCCAGCCCCCTCTTCTTCCTCGACTACCTCGCCACCGGCAAGCTCGATAACTCCGTCATCGAGACCGTAGTCCAGGGCCTCAGCGAAGCCTGCCGCGCCAACGGCTGCGCTCTCATCGGCGGCGAAACCGCCCAGATGCCCGGCTTCTACGCCGACAACGAGTACGATCTCGCCGGCACCATCATCGGCGCCGTCAACCGCGACAGCATCATCACCGGCGAAAACATCCAGGTCGGCGACATTCTCATCGGCCTACCCTCTAACGGCCTCCACACCAACGGCTACTCCCTCGCCCGCAAGCTCCTCTTCGAAGTAGCCAAGTACGGCCCCGACCAATACGTCAACGAGCTCAAGGACAAGACCGGTGCCGCTCTCATGCGCGTCCACCGCAGCTACCTCGCCATCATCAAGAAGCTCACCGGAGCAGAACTCGTCAACGGCATGGCTCACATCACCGGGGGCGGCATCACCGAAAACCTCCCCCGCATCATCCCCAAGGGCATGGGCGCAGTCGTAGACCTGGCCTCCTGGACAGTCCCACCGCTTTTCGAACATCTCCAACACCTCGGCAACGTCGAACAGGGCGAAATGCTCCGCACCTTCAACATGGGCATCGGCCTCATCGTCGTAGTTCCCGCCGAAAAAGTGAAGAAGGCCAAAGCCGTCCTTAACCGAGCCAACGAACGCCACTGCATCATTGGCCGCATTGTCCGAGGCGAACGCAAAGTCACTTACAACTGA